Genomic window (Cucumis sativus cultivar 9930 chromosome 2, Cucumber_9930_V3, whole genome shotgun sequence):
AATATTACATTGACACTTTTTGGTCTGCGATGAAAAAGTTAGTTATTTGTAATTGGTAAATACTAAAGTAACAAgacaagaataataaaatataattatatttttaaaaaaccaataaaaaggTTTATTGAAACTACATAGTTAATCCACAAGTCAAACCAACAATCATACTGTATTTGATAGGAGAAGGTtcaaaggtatatatatattcttatgATAAATGTAAAGAAGGTATAAACTATGGATTTGggttaatatttaaatttaaagagaGAATCCGTCAAAGTATCTTagcaattaataataattgaagttatttgtagaaagttataaattatattaatgacAGGATACTAATGTCCATaatactttatattatataattaataattgtagTATAAGATGAGTATGTGAAGGATGTAATTCTAAACTAGGGATGATGAAACCAAATTAATtcgaaaataaataaacaaatattggGTGAATGAATGCAAAAAGCGGTGGGAATTGAATTGGTTCGTCACCACGTCGCGCATTTGTAAAGTGTGGCATCTCTAGATTCTTGACATTTCTCTGCAGTCTGTTCAACTTCAAATTcctattatttgattttgcttctctctatctctctctctctctcgaatgtgaaatttcttttccctcttctatttttggttttcttccAGGATTCCTCTTCTCTCCTTTTGCCTTCATTCATATCTTCACCGACTATATGTGAGTTTCCATTTCTCCcgctctttctctctctctctctctatgcTGTTTATGCGCGCTTCATAATCTATTCTCCTCTTTCCAGAATCTCTCTCTCATTGTTCTTCTTGATTTCATGGCGATCGCCGATACGCTTGAGAGTACTACCCCCTCGGATAGCTCTTTAAGCGACTTAGATGCCACACGCTTCCTTCGTCGGAGACCGACTTCTGCTACCACCGCTGTAACTGAGTCCGATACAATTTTCAGACCGGACATTCGTGGTACTCATACTTCGCCTCCAGATCATGCAGCTGTTAATGGTTTATTGCCTGCCAAGAGCTTTCAGGAGGATAATGAACGAAATGACGCTGTTGAAAATCCGAATCTAATGGAAACGGAGAAGGTTTCTGGTGAAATGGCTGAGAGTCGAGGCGAAGCCAATTCTGATGTTTCTGCTGTGAAATTTGCTTATCGACCTTCTGCTCCGGCTCATAGACGAGTGAAGGAAAGTCCTCTAAGCTCTGATGCGATATTCAGACAGGTAGGTGGTAattcttgtttattttagcTTCGGCTTCAATATAATTGTACTCACCATTACAATCGCACACACTCACACATATATATCAGTTCTTCCGTTTAGCTATCATAAGTAGGCTTGAACAGTATAGCTGGAACCTGGAATCATTAAACAGCTATCTAAAGTCGATTTTCTGTTTCTACGTGAAATCATGCTTACGCCGACTGCTTTTCGGAGAAATTTTTTCTGTGATGAGAACAACTTAACTTGCATTGTCATCGAGTATATCGTACTCTCAAGAACTATGGAGTCTGGATAACATGCCGTGTTATTTCTGGCCTAAGGTTTTAGATCTGATTTGATGgttaatgaatatatataatgctgataattttgttaactttAAATGACAGAGCCACGCAGGTTTGTTCAACCTCTGTATAGTAGTGCTTGTTGCGGTAAACAGTAGACTAATCATTGAGAATCTTATGAAGGTGTGCCTCCTCTATACTCTGTTCATGTAAACTTGGCTCACAACAATTTAGAAGAAGTTAAATCCATTCAGTGGTCGTTTTTTTACGTATTTCTtccattgtttttcatttggtCTATTCTGGAAGAGTAATATCtgtcttctctttttcccTCGTTTGGTTACTTTCTGCAGTATGGCTTGTTAATTCAAACCGGTTTTTGGTTTAGTTCAAGATCCTTGCGAGACTGGCCACTTCTAATGTGTTGGTAAGTTCTCTATTGTTTCTTGTGCTACTAAATTAAGATGCATGAGCTATTACTGATTTATTGGTGTAtgcatttcaaattattatctGATATTAGGCAATGCCTCGCTCTTGCAGCCTTTCTCTCCCTGTCTTCCCTCTTTCTGCCTTTCTTGTTGAGAAGTTAGCTTCACAGAAAGATATATCTGAACCTGTACGTTTTCTTGGTTAACTCTATTGAAAAtctctcttcttctatttCCTTGACGTTTTCAGGATAATAGTTGTTTCTTTGGGTGGATTCTGACTGTATATATGATAATTAGATGCTTAATGGCTGAAATTGTAATTGCaggttattatttttcttcatatcaTCATAACCACTACTGCAGTTCTGTATCCAGTTTTTATGATTCTCAGGTCAGTTATGGTTTACTCTGCCCATTTGGAAACTCACTGGAAAAGATTATCAATTGAATGAGAACAATGTTAagataatttctcattttatttatatattcttacCTATGTCttaacattatgaaatttctTATATAAGTGAAGGGAGGGTtgatgttattatatatttttaaccttGACATAAGGCTTTAGAAGAGGTAATGAAACCGTGCTGACTTTGGCAAGATAGTTATGGATGTTTTATGCATAGTTATCTTGCAATGTTGTTTTCAGAAATCAGAACAGTGTGTAAAATCTGGTCTAATTTGCTTGATGAAAAAATAGAGACTGCCTAGCTTCATCTAGCTACACAGTCTAGCTTCATAAAGATTATCATTAACATTCTCACTATCTATTATATAATTAGGAAGGGCATGTCGGCATTTACTTTCATTGGAGCCTTGTATGCTGGACACTATTATTCTTAATATCTATAATTGTACTTGCGTAAGTAGTATACCATTTAATCTCCTCTGCTTTCTGAATATTCTGGAGAATGTAATCTACTGTTTGTCTATGGGAATGATGCTAGATTCTATGATCCTAACTGAAATCTcagaatataaatttgaagcCTACAATctgattttatgattttaaactGGGCAGGTTTGACTCTGCTGTTTTGTCTGGTGTAACCTTGATGCTATTTGCATGCATTGTCTGGTTGAAATTGGTTTCATATGCCCATACCAATCATGACATGAGAAAAATTTCCAGATCAGTTGATCAGGTATCAATCTGGTTTCCTTTCATAGGTCCGAACAAATTGTTTCTTGTAGGAAAATAGTATTCATTGAGCTGTATTGAAGTtcctaataaattattaatttaaattacagtgttttatttgattgttaatgttattatttctcattcaaaagaatattattgaacATTTTAAGTTTAGAACTGAGGGTACGGAACCAAGAGCCAGATTTGATTAGATAGCTTACTTTTTACTGGCTTTTCCAAGTTTATTTGAAGCTATGCTCTTAAATTTTATCCTCTTCATTCTGTGCTATGGTTAGAAATATgtatattatcattatttctGCATGATGCTTGATGTTTTGCTATCTGTCTGTTCTAATGTAATAAAGTTATTTCTTTAGGGAGATGTCTTGCCTAGTTCCCTGGATGCAGAGGACCCTCACAATGATAGCTTCAAGAGTTTGGTTTACTTTATGCTTGCTCCAACTTTATGTTATCAGGTATTGTGCTTATGCGAAAATGTACCAGACTTCCTTATGTTCATGAATCATGTGTAGATAAATTGCTTATCCATGTTTCTGTTAACCCACTGTGATTGGTTCTGTTCCTGTTGATGGGAAATTTTTGCATTGTTTTCACAGCCAAGCTACCCACGAACAGCACACATACGAAAGGGTTGGGTGGTTCGACAATTTATTAAGCTAATAATATTTACAGGTGTTATGGGTTTCATTATTGAACAGGTATTGCCTGCACTTAAATCCTAATAATTTCCCGGCTCTGCTTTATTTTTAAGCTGCATAACTTGATGAATCTTTtgtgtttcaaatttttgatCTTGCAGTACATAAATCCCATCGTCAAAAATTCTCAACACCCTTTAAAGGGTAACCTTTTGTATGCTACAGAGAGGATCCTAAAGCTTTCTGTGCCAAATTTATATGTTTGGCTCTGCATGTTCTACTGCTTTTTCCACCTTTGGTATGTTTTTGCAGCAGTTAGAACGTTTTGGATGAAATTGCTTTGTTGAGCTTTGAAATTAAGAAGTTTGATTTCACCTGATAGGTTAAATATATTGGCGGAGCTTCTTTGTTTTGGAGATCGGGAGTTTTACAAGGACTGGTGGAATGCCAAAACAGTTGAAgaggttatatatatatgcccagtgaaaaattatttcttacGCTTTCTTCACCCCTTCCGTTTTTGGAAGATAATTTTAACCATTTGTCTTGATTTTGTGGATTTTCCTTTGGCACCATGGCTGCAGTATTGGAGAATGTGGAATATGGTACGTTGCTCAATCCACTTTTTCAaagtgattttctttttcagctGTGATCTATCATTTCGCtgttagttatatttttagttcataGTACAATCATTACTTACTAAGTGCTTGTATGACGTGCACACACTGAATTCCTACTACTGCATACTAGCTCTAATCACAGTCACTAATTATGTCTGAAATTAACCGtgtataaaagaaagagatggtGAAATTAATTGTGCAACTGATTTGACTTCTGTAAACAGCCTGTCCACAAATGGATGGTTCGCCACATCTATTTTCCATGCCTAAGGAATGGGATACCGAAGGTACTAAATTTACACTGTACTTTGtcctattttttattttttagataattaTTTGGTGTCAGCTTCGTGTATTGACAttttatagaatatatatttaccatATTAACCTTTAAATGttgatttaactttttactgatataataaaaaaatgcatgaaaatatttaaattgataaatactTGGTGCTGGTTCCCCTATTGTTATTGATAAGGTTAAGTTCGTTACATTTATTTACCAAATGGACGAAGATggttatgttattttattgaaattgttaCTTTcaataaagagagagagagagataacgCATGTGATCactgaagaaaaatgaacacaCCTTGGTGGTCTTGTCACTATTTATTAAGGATCAGTGATCTCAGCACCCAAAAGATGATTTCGTTTCATTACTCAAAATATTCTGTTTGGTAAATgctttatcaaaatttcactTTCAATCAATCTCCAATTCATCtacaattattaaataatagtgTAAGGGTAGGCAGGTAGGCGACAGAGGTAATAAATCTGACCAAGGAATTTTGGCATCTATTTATCCAATGTGATAACATTTAACATGATGTTTATTATAGGCACGGCACAAACATTTTTGCAGTACTTTTTGCTTGACCACAAGCTTACTCCTAACCTTGGCCACATGATTTCTCCTTTCTTATTGATGGCCTATGGCTGAAAAAGAAACACTTATCTTTTGGAACTTACTGAATGACGAGCACTTATCTgctttttaaatcaaatttgatttggtGAATTGAGTTGGGACATTCATTATAGGAGCTCATTCAAGAATGGAATCTACACAAGATTCTTCACTCACCTTTTTATGAGCGAtatattataaactaattgTAAACCTGCCACAATCAATTTTGTGTTATCTGCTGCATTGTTTGACTTTGTTCATCTAGTCCTAGAGAAGACTTGTCCATCTGCCAATTTCTTATCCTGGACTCTAAAAATTTCATGTGTGAACTGAgcattaaattcaaattctttaattGTTGTATAGAAAATTATTGCATTAATTGCTGTGTTTTTTCCCCTAAACAAACACGTGCAGGGAGTAGCAGTTGTAATTGCATTTCTAGTTTCTGCGGTGTTCCATGAGGTATAATGCTTGCTTCTCATTTATCAGTGT
Coding sequences:
- the LOC101213517 gene encoding diacylglycerol O-acyltransferase 1A, whose amino-acid sequence is MAIADTLESTTPSDSSLSDLDATRFLRRRPTSATTAVTESDTIFRPDIRGTHTSPPDHAAVNGLLPAKSFQEDNERNDAVENPNLMETEKVSGEMAESRGEANSDVSAVKFAYRPSAPAHRRVKESPLSSDAIFRQSHAGLFNLCIVVLVAVNSRLIIENLMKYGLLIQTGFWFSSRSLRDWPLLMCCLSLPVFPLSAFLVEKLASQKDISEPVIIFLHIIITTTAVLYPVFMILRFDSAVLSGVTLMLFACIVWLKLVSYAHTNHDMRKISRSVDQGDVLPSSLDAEDPHNDSFKSLVYFMLAPTLCYQPSYPRTAHIRKGWVVRQFIKLIIFTGVMGFIIEQYINPIVKNSQHPLKGNLLYATERILKLSVPNLYVWLCMFYCFFHLWLNILAELLCFGDREFYKDWWNAKTVEEYWRMWNMPVHKWMVRHIYFPCLRNGIPKGVAVVIAFLVSAVFHELCIAVPCHMFKLWAFIGIMFQVPLVLITNYLQNMFQNSMVGNMIFWFIFSILGQPMSVLLYYHDLMNRKGID